From Calothrix sp. PCC 6303, a single genomic window includes:
- a CDS encoding ATP-binding protein — translation MNLSEVPHQYQFPASIQPHGILLILTQPELNILQISNNSQKYLGKSPLELLGKPLSVLLGTSQASAVKECLSPIAGVTNHLKLVIEADKWFDAMVTTTPNRDIPYSQQQLIILELEPSSSKNSISFSDFHSLVRDAVSQIQTQANLNELLNIAVTAVKNITGFDRVMAYRFYEDLSGSVIAEVKRSDLATYLGLHYPATDIPQPARDFYSRCLLRYIPNLNAELVELIPRENPITQTPLNLSFASLRGFSRCCVEYHQNMDVAAIMVISLLKEGKLWGLISCHHQTPKYLPYDARIACEFFVQIVSLELAAKVSNEELDYQVKLRSLQSEFIDSISKADNFVDALVHPAPRLLDLVSAEGAAVILGEDITLVGKTPDLTDVTSLIQWLETQIRDNLFHSNSLPKIYPKASSFKDTASGLLLLQISQVRRYYILWFRPEVLQTVNWAGNPADSIQFKTDGTVTLSPRKSFESWQETVRFTSLPWKTCELHSALALRNAIIGIVISKIDELAKINTELERSNRELAAFAYASSHDLKEPLRGIYNYSNILLEDYGNLLDEEGIDYIKTITSLSVRMETLINGLLRLSQLGQSDLHLHLTNLNLSLKSVIDVFRASRQDSQFEILIPRPLPSINCDSTLVNEIFTNLITNAFKYSDRVAALSEHRTHKIIEIGYLEPGKLNSSTTPVFYVRDNGIGIKPHHLETIFRLFKRLHSQEKYGGGAGAGLAIAKRIVERHGGRIWVESTFGQGSTFYFTLAP, via the coding sequence ATGAATCTCTCCGAAGTTCCCCACCAGTATCAATTTCCTGCTTCAATTCAACCCCACGGTATCTTGCTGATATTAACTCAGCCAGAACTGAATATTCTCCAAATTAGCAACAATTCACAAAAGTATTTGGGAAAATCGCCGCTAGAATTACTGGGAAAACCTCTAAGTGTGCTTTTAGGAACATCACAAGCATCAGCGGTTAAAGAATGCTTATCACCCATAGCAGGTGTCACTAATCATCTAAAACTCGTGATTGAAGCCGATAAATGGTTTGATGCGATGGTGACAACTACTCCTAACAGGGATATTCCATATTCCCAGCAGCAGCTAATTATCCTGGAATTAGAACCCAGCAGTTCCAAAAACAGCATCAGTTTCTCTGATTTCCACAGCTTAGTGCGGGATGCAGTGTCACAAATCCAAACACAAGCGAATCTGAATGAACTCTTAAATATAGCAGTTACAGCAGTTAAAAATATTACAGGCTTCGATAGGGTAATGGCTTACCGCTTTTATGAAGACTTATCTGGCTCAGTAATTGCGGAAGTCAAACGTAGTGATTTAGCAACATACTTAGGATTACATTACCCTGCCACCGATATTCCCCAACCTGCGAGAGATTTTTACAGCCGCTGTTTATTGCGTTATATCCCTAATTTAAACGCTGAACTTGTGGAACTCATTCCCAGGGAAAACCCCATCACCCAAACACCCTTAAATTTGAGTTTTGCTAGCTTACGCGGTTTTAGTCGGTGTTGTGTTGAATACCATCAAAATATGGATGTAGCCGCAATCATGGTGATTTCCTTGCTCAAAGAAGGTAAACTCTGGGGATTAATCTCTTGCCACCACCAAACACCTAAATACTTACCCTATGATGCGCGGATAGCATGTGAGTTTTTTGTCCAAATTGTTTCTTTAGAACTAGCAGCAAAAGTTAGCAACGAAGAATTAGACTATCAAGTGAAACTGCGATCGCTACAATCAGAATTCATTGATTCTATCTCGAAAGCTGATAATTTCGTTGATGCTCTTGTTCACCCTGCTCCCCGTTTGTTAGATTTAGTTAGTGCCGAGGGTGCGGCTGTAATTTTGGGTGAGGACATAACTCTAGTTGGCAAAACCCCTGATTTAACAGATGTCACCAGCCTTATCCAATGGCTAGAAACCCAAATTAGGGATAACCTATTCCACAGCAATTCTCTACCTAAAATATACCCCAAAGCATCTAGCTTCAAAGATACTGCTAGCGGCTTGTTGTTGTTGCAAATTTCTCAAGTTCGCCGCTATTATATCCTTTGGTTTCGCCCAGAAGTCTTGCAAACAGTAAATTGGGCTGGCAATCCCGCTGATTCAATTCAATTTAAAACCGATGGTACCGTCACCCTCTCACCTCGTAAATCCTTTGAAAGTTGGCAGGAAACAGTCCGTTTTACTTCCCTACCTTGGAAAACTTGCGAACTCCATAGTGCTTTGGCGCTGCGAAATGCCATTATTGGAATTGTGATTTCCAAAATTGATGAATTAGCTAAAATCAACACCGAATTAGAACGCAGTAACCGCGAACTTGCTGCATTTGCTTATGCTTCCTCCCATGATCTCAAGGAACCATTGAGAGGTATATATAATTACTCTAATATTTTATTAGAAGACTACGGAAATCTGCTCGATGAAGAGGGAATTGATTACATCAAAACAATAACATCTTTATCTGTACGGATGGAAACACTGATTAATGGCTTGTTGAGATTGTCACAATTAGGACAATCAGACTTACATCTCCACCTCACCAACCTAAATCTATCACTCAAATCGGTAATTGATGTTTTTCGTGCTAGCCGCCAAGATTCACAATTTGAAATCTTGATTCCTCGACCGTTACCAAGTATAAATTGCGACTCAACTTTAGTAAATGAAATCTTTACCAACCTAATTACTAACGCTTTTAAGTATAGCGATCGCGTAGCGGCTCTTTCAGAGCATCGCACTCACAAGATAATCGAGATTGGTTATTTAGAACCTGGTAAATTAAATTCCTCCACAACCCCGGTTTTCTATGTGCGAGATAATGGTATCGGCATTAAACCCCATCATCTCGAAACCATTTTCCGCCTGTTTAAGCGGCTACACTCCCAAGAAAAATATGGTGGTGGGGCTGGAGCGGGTTTAGCGATTGCCAAACGAATCGTAGAAAGACATGGAGGGCGCATTTGGGTAGAATCAACCTTTGGTCAAGGCTCAACTTTCTACTTCACACTTGCACCTTGA
- a CDS encoding LysR family transcriptional regulator — protein sequence MNQPTLHQLKVFDAVVRYGSFNRAAKELFMSQPNVSLQIKELTQTVGLPLFEKVGRQQYLTDVGRELLGTCQEMFDTLSQFETKVADFKGLKQGQLRLAVIATGVYLIPQTLEQFCQIYPGVEVSLQIANDTDIVERILRNLDDLYITTQVPENVNVTSKTFIEDSLVVVAPINHPLVGQKNIPIQRLASESLIMREPGSGTRRTIQQHLNEHGVKVRFKVEMGSNEAIKQATVSGLGISILSRYTLNADNRDLAILDVESFPIQRNWYVVFPTAKRLSIVACAYSKYLLETADNLIKPMIQVQDGEENQSNPSSISLVA from the coding sequence TTGAACCAACCAACTTTACATCAACTAAAGGTTTTCGATGCAGTTGTCAGGTATGGTAGCTTCAATCGTGCGGCAAAAGAATTATTTATGTCTCAACCCAACGTCTCTTTGCAAATTAAAGAGTTGACGCAGACGGTGGGTTTGCCATTGTTTGAAAAAGTTGGCAGACAGCAGTATCTGACTGATGTCGGGAGAGAATTATTAGGTACATGTCAGGAGATGTTTGATACGTTGTCCCAGTTTGAAACTAAGGTGGCAGATTTTAAGGGGTTAAAGCAGGGACAGTTGCGTTTAGCAGTAATTGCAACGGGAGTATATTTAATTCCTCAAACTTTAGAGCAGTTCTGTCAAATTTATCCGGGGGTTGAGGTTTCTTTGCAAATTGCTAACGATACAGATATCGTTGAGCGAATTCTCAGAAATTTAGATGATTTGTATATTACTACCCAAGTTCCAGAGAATGTGAATGTGACAAGTAAGACATTTATAGAGGATTCGTTGGTTGTGGTTGCACCAATAAATCACCCTTTAGTGGGACAAAAAAACATTCCTATTCAGCGTTTAGCATCTGAGTCTTTAATTATGCGGGAACCCGGTTCAGGAACACGCAGAACTATCCAACAGCACCTAAATGAGCATGGTGTCAAAGTTAGATTTAAAGTGGAGATGGGGAGTAATGAGGCAATTAAGCAGGCGACTGTTAGTGGTTTAGGTATTTCCATTCTCTCCCGCTATACCTTGAATGCAGATAACCGCGATCTCGCAATTTTAGATGTTGAGAGTTTTCCAATTCAACGTAATTGGTATGTGGTTTTTCCAACTGCGAAGAGACTATCTATAGTTGCTTGTGCTTACTCCAAATATTTATTGGAGACAGCAGATAACTTGATTAAGCCCATGATTCAGGTTCAAGATGGTGAGGAAAATCAAAGTAATCCTTCTAGTATTTCATTAGTTGCTTAA
- the fraC gene encoding filament integrity protein FraC, with amino-acid sequence MLDFSDLSFIDLAPVFPLGAILFNFLFFLITIPIEAYIFNNQLKFDKKTSVFYAICINLFSGVIGWIIFFIAEPFLPIDLKSDLITYVFFNQYNGKVLSTLLIGAFIVFFSTFLIKFGLFKLSLISLREPGQSKPAEPELKSRWSSRRLRKFKLQDTSLVQTILIANSLSYSAIVLVMLISTNKNY; translated from the coding sequence ATGCTGGATTTTTCCGATTTGTCATTTATAGATCTTGCCCCTGTTTTTCCTCTGGGCGCAATTTTATTTAATTTTCTATTCTTCTTAATCACTATTCCCATCGAAGCATATATCTTTAATAATCAGTTGAAATTCGATAAAAAAACTAGCGTTTTCTACGCAATATGTATTAACCTTTTTTCTGGGGTAATTGGTTGGATTATTTTTTTCATAGCTGAACCATTTTTACCAATTGATTTAAAGTCAGATCTGATTACGTATGTATTTTTTAATCAGTATAATGGTAAAGTGCTATCAACACTCTTGATTGGTGCTTTTATTGTCTTTTTTTCCACGTTTCTAATTAAATTTGGTCTTTTTAAACTATCACTAATTTCCCTGCGTGAACCTGGTCAAAGTAAACCAGCCGAACCAGAATTAAAAAGCAGATGGTCTTCTAGACGCTTGAGAAAATTTAAGCTTCAGGATACATCACTAGTTCAAACTATATTAATTGCCAACTCTTTGAGTTATAGTGCCATAGTCTTGGTTATGTTGATTAGTACCAACAAAAATTACTAA
- a CDS encoding cob(I)yrinic acid a,c-diamide adenosyltransferase, with product MTRNGIGIRTAQVRQERVTGQIHVYDGVGKGKSQAALGVVLRSIGLGIKTPNHANRVLLLRFLKGPERDYDEDGAIAALQRGFPHLIDQVRTGRAEYFGADEVITFDREEAARGWDVAKGAFASGLYSVVVLDEINPVLNLGLLDIDDVVKSLKSKPHDLEIIATGRGTPQKLLDIADLHSEMKPQLQENAENKGLEGVEIYTGAGKGKSTSALGKALKAIGRGINHPGSTRVLIMQWLKGGSGYTEDAAIDALHQSYPEVVDHQRCGRDAIVWRNSRQELDYVEAERGWEIAKTAIASGLYKTIILDELNPTVDLELLPVEPIVQALLRKPRDTEVIITGRCQNQPAYFDLATVHSEVYCHKHYANQGVELKRGVDF from the coding sequence ATGACAAGGAACGGCATCGGTATTCGTACCGCGCAAGTGCGCCAAGAAAGAGTTACAGGGCAAATTCATGTCTATGATGGTGTAGGGAAAGGAAAATCTCAAGCTGCCTTGGGTGTGGTTTTACGTTCGATTGGTTTAGGTATCAAAACGCCAAATCATGCTAACCGTGTTTTGCTCCTGCGGTTTTTGAAGGGTCCCGAACGGGATTATGATGAGGATGGTGCGATCGCAGCTCTCCAGCGAGGCTTTCCCCATCTGATCGATCAGGTTCGCACTGGACGCGCTGAGTATTTTGGTGCAGATGAAGTCATCACTTTTGATCGGGAAGAAGCTGCACGAGGTTGGGATGTGGCTAAGGGTGCTTTTGCATCAGGACTATATTCGGTGGTGGTTCTAGATGAAATTAACCCGGTGCTGAATTTGGGTTTGTTGGATATTGATGATGTGGTTAAGTCTTTGAAGTCCAAACCCCATGATTTAGAGATTATTGCCACAGGCAGGGGTACACCTCAAAAACTCCTAGATATTGCCGATTTACACTCGGAAATGAAACCTCAGCTTCAGGAAAATGCTGAAAATAAGGGTTTGGAAGGAGTTGAAATTTATACTGGTGCCGGCAAAGGAAAATCTACCAGTGCATTGGGTAAAGCCTTGAAAGCAATTGGTAGGGGGATTAATCACCCCGGTTCCACGAGGGTATTAATTATGCAATGGCTCAAAGGTGGTAGTGGTTATACGGAAGATGCAGCTATAGATGCCCTACACCAATCCTATCCGGAAGTGGTAGATCATCAACGTTGTGGGCGTGATGCGATTGTTTGGCGCAATTCTCGTCAAGAGTTGGATTATGTAGAAGCTGAACGTGGATGGGAGATTGCGAAGACTGCGATCGCATCTGGGCTGTATAAGACTATTATCTTAGATGAGCTTAACCCAACGGTAGATTTGGAGCTTTTACCCGTAGAACCAATTGTGCAAGCTTTACTTCGTAAACCCCGTGATACTGAAGTTATCATCACTGGACGTTGCCAAAATCAACCTGCTTACTTCGATTTAGCCACCGTTCACTCAGAGGTATATTGTCATAAACATTACGCCAACCAAGGGGTAGAACTGAAGCGCGGAGTCGATTTCTAA
- a CDS encoding response regulator encodes MRTQFKEPLLIVEDSNEDFKILQRLMQRLDVQNPIYRCSSGDEALEFLERIGNDNNSDISSKPSVILLDLNLPGIDGRDILSQIKQDNKFKEIPVVIFTTSSNPKDIELCYQKGANGYLIKPMNADELKKIVQAFVEFWLEVNTIP; translated from the coding sequence ATGAGAACACAGTTCAAAGAACCCTTGCTAATTGTGGAGGATAGTAATGAAGACTTTAAGATACTACAACGATTGATGCAGCGTCTCGATGTGCAAAATCCGATTTATCGCTGTAGTAGTGGCGATGAAGCTTTAGAATTCCTTGAGCGGATTGGTAATGACAACAACTCAGATATCTCCTCTAAACCATCGGTAATCTTGCTTGATCTCAATTTACCAGGAATAGATGGTCGAGATATCCTCTCTCAAATCAAACAAGACAACAAATTTAAAGAAATTCCCGTTGTTATCTTCACTACCTCCTCAAACCCCAAAGACATCGAACTCTGTTATCAAAAAGGTGCAAACGGTTACTTAATTAAACCCATGAATGCCGACGAATTAAAAAAGATTGTCCAAGCATTTGTAGAATTCTGGTTAGAAGTAAACACAATTCCCTAA